Proteins found in one Xenopus laevis strain J_2021 chromosome 1L, Xenopus_laevis_v10.1, whole genome shotgun sequence genomic segment:
- the tmem167a.L gene encoding protein kish-A precursor: MSAIFNFQSLLIVILLLICTCAYLRSLVPNLLDKNKTGVLGIFWKCARIGERKSPYVAVCCVVMAFSILFMQ, from the exons ATG TCTGCCATTTTTAATTTCCAGAGCCTGCTGATAGTGATTCTCCTGTTAATATGTACCTGTGCTTACCTGCGTTCCCTGGTCCCCAATTTACTAGATAAAAATAAAACCGG agTCCTTGGCATATTTTGGAAGTGTGCAAGGATTG GTGAAAGAAAAAGTCCATATGTTGCAgtctgctgtgtagtaatggccTTCAGCATCCTCTTCATGCAGTAG